From a region of the Streptomyces caniferus genome:
- a CDS encoding IS5 family transposase (programmed frameshift), translated as MGRGDSTNAEWHRLESFLPRGGARGGRWSDHRRVINGVLYRVRTGVQWRDLPERFGPWETVCKRHRRWSADGTWERLLSLVQAAEDAEGRIDWDVSVDSTAVRAHQHAAGARKVPPAAVPQKGAGQGANRVEPAAEAGRPMGGGDQISECLGRSRGGFTTKIHLAAEGRCRPLGLVLTPGHYGDGPLLERVLEQVSVPRTGVGRPRSRPDHVLADKAYTSRKNRRYLRRRGIRHTIPERLDQQRHRHNRGSDGGRPTGFDSERYKKRNTVERAVNRLKGFRAVATRYEKRAYVYLGTVTVATLMIWLRT; from the exons ATGGGTCGTGGGGATTCAACGAATGCGGAGTGGCATCGACTGGAGTCGTTCTTGCCTCGTGGTGGTGCGCGTGGGGGTCGGTGGAGTGATCATCGGCGGGTGATTAACGGGGTGCTGTACCGGGTGCGGACGGGTGTGCAGTGGCGGGATCTTCCCGAGCGGTTCGGGCCGTGGGAGACGGTTTGCAAACGTCATCGCCGCTGGTCAGCGGACGGCACGTGGGAGAGGCTGCTGTCCCTGGTCCAGGCTGCCGAGGACGCTGAGGGCCGAATCGACTGGGACGTGTCAGTGGACTCCACCGCGGTGCGGGCTCATCAGCACGCCGCCGGCGCGCGGAAGGTGCCCCCGGCCGCGGTTCCTCAAAAGGGGGCCGGGCAGGGGGCGAACCGGGTCGAACCG GCTGCGGAAGCTGGTCGTCCGATGGGAGGAGGTGATCAGATCAGCGAATGCCTGGGACGCTCCCGCGGCGGCTTCACCACCAAAATCCACCTCGCCGCCGAGGGACGATGCCGGCCCCTCGGGCTCGTTCTGACACCCGGGCACTACGGTGACGGCCCCCTGCTCGAGCGGGTGCTGGAGCAGGTTTCCGTGCCCCGCACCGGAGTCGGACGGCCACGCAGCCGACCCGACCACGTCCTGGCGGACAAGGCCTACACCTCCCGCAAGAACCGCCGTTACCTGCGACGACGCGGAATCCGGCACACCATCCCCGAACGCCTCGACCAGCAACGACACCGGCACAACCGCGGCTCCGACGGCGGCCGGCCCACCGGATTCGACAGTGAACGCTACAAGAAACGCAACACTGTCGAGCGAGCCGTCAACCGCCTCAAAGGCTTCCGGGCCGTGGCCACCCGCTACGAGAAACGCGCCTACGTCTACCTCGGAACCGTCACGGTCGCGACCCTCATGATCTGGCTCCGAACATGA
- a CDS encoding NAD(P)H-binding protein, translated as MIVITAPTGQIGSRLLDILLNEAPTRDEELRVIMRDPGKLHAAARARVDVVTGSHGDAEVVDRAFAGADAVFWLVPPNLRAPSLDAVYSGFTRAAAEAFKTHGVGHVVGVSALGRGTPVAGRAGLVTASLAMDDLIASTGVAYRALANPTFMDNLLRQVAPIRDHGVFTDTVTAGRKAPTAATRDIAAAAAGLLLDRSWTGTGEVPVLGPEDLSANDMARTISDVLGRPVRYERQSLDDFRAALTGRGVGNAIAEGYVDMMRAKDDGLDDGVQRTPRTASPTTFREWCEEVLKPAVLA; from the coding sequence ATGATCGTCATCACCGCTCCCACCGGCCAGATCGGCAGCCGGCTCCTGGACATCCTGCTCAACGAGGCCCCCACGCGCGATGAAGAACTGCGCGTCATCATGCGTGACCCCGGAAAACTCCACGCCGCGGCCCGCGCCCGCGTCGACGTCGTCACCGGCTCCCACGGCGACGCCGAGGTCGTCGACCGGGCCTTCGCCGGCGCGGACGCCGTCTTCTGGCTCGTCCCGCCAAACCTGCGGGCGCCGAGCCTGGACGCGGTGTACTCCGGGTTCACTCGCGCCGCCGCAGAGGCGTTCAAGACCCACGGCGTGGGACACGTCGTCGGCGTCTCGGCGCTCGGCCGCGGCACCCCTGTCGCCGGCCGCGCCGGGCTGGTGACAGCGTCGCTGGCCATGGACGACCTCATCGCGAGTACAGGCGTGGCCTATCGGGCGCTCGCGAACCCGACCTTCATGGACAACCTGCTGCGGCAGGTGGCGCCGATCCGCGACCACGGCGTGTTCACCGACACCGTCACCGCCGGCCGCAAAGCACCGACGGCCGCCACCCGGGACATCGCCGCAGCCGCCGCCGGCCTGCTGCTCGACCGCTCATGGACGGGGACGGGCGAGGTCCCGGTGCTGGGCCCCGAGGACCTTTCGGCGAACGACATGGCGCGCACCATTTCCGACGTGCTCGGCCGCCCGGTCCGCTACGAGCGGCAGTCGCTCGACGACTTCCGCGCCGCACTCACCGGACGCGGGGTCGGGAACGCGATCGCCGAAGGCTACGTGGACATGATGCGTGCCAAGGACGACGGCCTCGACGACGGAGTGCAGCGCACCCCTCGGACCGCGAGCCCGACAACCTTCCGCGAATGGTGTGAAGAGGTCTTGAAGCCGGCGGTCCTGGCATGA
- a CDS encoding LysR family transcriptional regulator — protein MDLDLRKLRYFVAVAEHRHFGRAAEQLYITQPVLSRQIRAFEQELVCTLLVRTTRSVELTAAGKQLYEEAQGILAAVAAAVRRVHDVDHSVQRLVVAFSPGLHVSDAIRAFTLRHPHVETDVVPARWWEQDAPLRDGRAQVGYLRRPFDDSGLHTIPIGYEPRVACMPAAHPLARRADLTSADLDGERMLDTPTRRTSSLEEKFELIASGHGIALIPLSVARSYSRPDLAHLPVTDAPGIETCLVVLADRREKLLRDFQEIATATLRRT, from the coding sequence ATGGATCTCGATCTGCGCAAGCTCCGGTACTTCGTCGCGGTGGCCGAGCACCGGCACTTCGGCCGGGCGGCGGAACAGCTCTACATCACCCAGCCGGTGCTCAGCCGTCAGATCAGGGCCTTCGAGCAGGAGTTGGTATGCACTCTGCTGGTGCGGACCACCCGCAGCGTGGAGCTGACCGCCGCCGGGAAGCAGCTCTACGAGGAGGCACAGGGCATCCTCGCGGCCGTCGCGGCGGCGGTGCGACGCGTGCACGACGTCGACCACAGCGTCCAACGGCTCGTTGTCGCTTTCTCCCCCGGGCTACACGTGTCGGACGCGATCCGGGCTTTCACACTGCGCCACCCCCATGTCGAGACCGACGTCGTCCCGGCCCGCTGGTGGGAACAGGACGCGCCGCTCCGGGACGGCCGGGCCCAAGTGGGGTACCTGCGGCGGCCGTTCGACGACTCAGGGCTGCACACCATCCCTATCGGCTACGAGCCCAGGGTCGCCTGCATGCCCGCGGCGCACCCGCTGGCGCGCCGTGCCGACCTCACCTCCGCCGACCTCGACGGCGAGCGGATGCTCGACACACCGACGCGGCGGACGTCTTCACTTGAGGAGAAGTTCGAGCTCATCGCCTCGGGGCACGGCATCGCGCTCATCCCACTGAGCGTCGCGCGCTCCTACTCCCGCCCCGACCTCGCCCACCTCCCCGTCACGGACGCCCCCGGGATCGAGACATGCCTGGTCGTCCTCGCGGACCGGCGCGAGAAGCTGCTGCGCGACTTCCAGGAGATCGCCACCGCGACGCTGCGGCGCACCTGA
- a CDS encoding helix-turn-helix domain-containing protein, with product MTVPVFEWGHGQVRLPLTPAEVERGQRLGALLRRARGCRSMLDVALASHISPETLRKIESGRVATPAFPTIAAIADTLGLSLDAVWAEISQAERTVEDQSVLPVTRHPSLVS from the coding sequence ATAACTGTACCGGTATTTGAATGGGGTCATGGTCAGGTCAGGTTGCCGCTCACCCCCGCCGAGGTAGAACGCGGACAGCGCCTTGGCGCCCTGCTCCGCCGAGCCCGGGGCTGCCGCTCGATGCTGGACGTGGCGCTCGCTTCGCACATCTCCCCGGAAACTCTGCGGAAGATCGAATCCGGCCGTGTGGCTACCCCCGCCTTCCCGACCATCGCAGCGATCGCCGACACCCTCGGCCTGTCTCTCGACGCCGTCTGGGCCGAGATCAGCCAGGCGGAGCGAACCGTCGAGGATCAGTCGGTCCTGCCTGTCACACGGCATCCATCGCTGGTTTCGTAA
- the map gene encoding type I methionyl aminopeptidase, whose amino-acid sequence MIEILNSARLERARDTGALVGNILHTLKQRSTVGTNLLDIDQWAKEMITEAGAQSCYVDYAPSFGRGPFGHYICTAVNDGVLHGRPHNYTLADGDLLTLDLAVARGGVAADAAISFLVGKARPAESVAMIETTERALAAGIAAAKPGARIGDLSHAIGTVLSKAGYPINTEFGGHGIGSTMHQDPHIANTGRPGRGYKLRPGLLLALEPWVMADTATLITDADGWTLRSATGCRTAHSEHTIAITDSGAEILTRP is encoded by the coding sequence ATGATTGAGATCCTGAACTCCGCGCGGCTTGAGCGGGCGAGGGACACCGGCGCCCTGGTCGGAAACATCCTGCACACGCTGAAGCAGCGCAGCACGGTCGGGACGAACCTGCTGGACATCGACCAGTGGGCCAAGGAGATGATCACCGAGGCGGGAGCGCAGTCCTGCTACGTCGACTACGCGCCCTCCTTCGGGCGCGGCCCGTTCGGGCACTACATCTGCACGGCCGTCAACGACGGAGTGCTCCATGGGCGGCCTCACAACTACACGCTGGCAGACGGGGATCTGCTGACTCTCGACCTCGCCGTAGCCAGGGGCGGGGTGGCCGCGGATGCCGCGATCAGCTTTCTGGTGGGCAAGGCCAGGCCGGCGGAGAGCGTCGCGATGATCGAGACGACCGAACGTGCACTCGCCGCCGGCATCGCCGCCGCCAAGCCTGGGGCGCGCATCGGCGACCTCTCCCACGCCATCGGCACGGTCCTCAGCAAGGCGGGCTACCCGATCAACACCGAGTTCGGAGGCCACGGCATCGGCTCGACCATGCACCAGGACCCACACATCGCGAACACCGGACGGCCCGGCCGCGGATACAAGCTGCGCCCCGGACTGCTGCTCGCCCTGGAGCCCTGGGTCATGGCCGACACTGCCACACTCATCACCGACGCCGACGGTTGGACGCTGCGCAGCGCGACAGGCTGCCGGACCGCGCACAGCGAGCACACCATTGCCATCACCGACAGCGGAGCCGAAATTCTCACCCGACCGTAA
- a CDS encoding GNAT family N-acetyltransferase, translating to MPELKQLHVGHAPAVLAFELANRAYFAASVSDRGDDFFAQFTDRYNALLAEQEAGICAFYVLVAEDSSVLGRFNLVDIEDQSAELGYRVAQHVAGCGVATATVRDVCQLAAAQHGLRTLRAATARRNVASQKVLTNAGFVLVGPADPAHIGGKPGTWYQRGLVLQPYSAI from the coding sequence ATGCCCGAGCTGAAGCAGCTGCATGTTGGTCATGCCCCGGCAGTCTTGGCCTTCGAGTTGGCGAATCGCGCCTACTTCGCTGCCTCGGTATCCGACCGTGGCGACGACTTCTTCGCCCAGTTCACCGACAGGTACAACGCCTTGCTGGCTGAGCAGGAGGCGGGCATCTGCGCCTTCTACGTGCTCGTCGCCGAGGACAGCTCGGTACTCGGCAGGTTCAACCTGGTCGACATCGAGGACCAGTCTGCGGAACTCGGCTACCGGGTCGCGCAGCACGTCGCCGGCTGCGGCGTGGCGACCGCGACCGTCCGGGACGTGTGCCAACTGGCGGCGGCCCAGCACGGGCTGCGCACATTGCGAGCGGCCACGGCCCGCCGGAATGTCGCATCCCAAAAGGTGCTGACCAACGCCGGGTTCGTTCTCGTCGGCCCCGCCGACCCAGCCCACATCGGCGGTAAGCCAGGCACCTGGTATCAGCGCGGCCTGGTGCTCCAGCCATACAGCGCGATCTGA
- a CDS encoding SDR family NAD(P)-dependent oxidoreductase, producing the protein MSEQRVVLVTGGGTGIGAATARLLRTAGHQVVISGRRPEPLRRVAEETGALAHPSDAADPEAVRELVETTVAAYGRLDGVVLNAGIGRGGSVGDTEVEDWEELIRTNLTGPFLLLRAALPHLLAARGAVVTVASVAALRNSAGNAAYATSKAGLLHLCRSLAVDYGPQGLRANTVCPGWVRTEMADQRMARFATEAGLAGGAEAAYEEANRLTPARRPGDPEEVAAAIDWLLSPAASYVNGAVLTVDGGVTTVGVGGAAFDHRIEARTPHL; encoded by the coding sequence ATGTCGGAACAGCGTGTTGTCCTGGTGACGGGCGGAGGAACGGGGATCGGGGCCGCCACCGCACGGCTGCTGCGCACCGCCGGGCACCAGGTCGTGATCTCCGGGCGGCGGCCCGAGCCACTGCGCCGGGTGGCCGAGGAGACGGGAGCGCTGGCCCACCCTTCCGACGCCGCCGACCCCGAGGCCGTGCGCGAGCTCGTCGAGACGACGGTCGCGGCCTACGGGAGACTCGACGGTGTGGTGCTCAACGCCGGAATCGGGCGGGGCGGCTCGGTGGGCGACACCGAGGTCGAGGACTGGGAAGAGCTGATACGGACCAACCTCACCGGCCCGTTCCTTCTGCTGCGTGCCGCGCTGCCGCATCTGCTGGCGGCCCGCGGCGCGGTGGTCACGGTCGCCTCGGTCGCCGCGCTCCGCAACAGCGCCGGCAACGCCGCCTATGCGACGTCCAAGGCGGGTCTGCTCCACCTCTGCCGCTCCCTCGCCGTCGACTACGGGCCGCAGGGGCTGCGGGCCAATACGGTGTGCCCGGGCTGGGTGCGCACGGAGATGGCCGACCAGCGGATGGCGCGGTTCGCGACGGAGGCGGGGCTGGCGGGCGGTGCCGAGGCGGCGTACGAGGAGGCGAACCGGCTGACCCCCGCCCGGCGGCCGGGCGATCCGGAGGAGGTCGCCGCGGCGATCGACTGGCTGCTGTCGCCCGCCGCGTCCTACGTCAACGGGGCCGTCCTCACCGTCGACGGCGGGGTGACCACGGTCGGCGTCGGCGGTGCCGCCTTCGACCACCGGATCGAGGCACGCACCCCGCACCTGTAG
- a CDS encoding DUF4232 domain-containing protein, with the protein MRTSRIRTATLAAVTAALALGLTACGGADDASKAAGGDSAAGSAQSRSASNGDAKGAGEQAGSGGATKQEARSTTASGGTDKAANSGTTAGAQQCRGDEMLLTAVHRFAGQQGDHLLVTASNKGTKPCWVTSYPSVKLGDDATALPHSKKDNPGGGQHLTLQPGGTAYSAVNLFDYGSQHHTAQSFALALRGADGHDGPSYSVALKGDKPQFSWSEADVLNWSAKKPYDF; encoded by the coding sequence ATGCGTACTTCCCGGATTCGTACCGCCACTCTGGCCGCCGTCACCGCCGCGCTGGCGCTGGGCCTGACCGCCTGCGGCGGCGCCGACGACGCCTCGAAGGCGGCGGGCGGCGACAGTGCCGCCGGCAGTGCGCAGAGCCGGTCCGCGTCCAACGGGGACGCCAAGGGCGCAGGGGAGCAGGCCGGCAGCGGCGGCGCCACCAAGCAGGAGGCGCGCTCGACGACCGCCTCGGGCGGGACGGACAAGGCCGCGAACAGCGGCACGACGGCCGGCGCCCAGCAGTGCCGCGGCGACGAGATGCTGCTCACCGCGGTGCACCGGTTCGCCGGGCAGCAGGGCGACCACCTGCTGGTCACCGCGTCGAACAAGGGCACCAAGCCGTGCTGGGTCACCTCGTACCCGTCCGTGAAGCTCGGCGACGACGCCACCGCACTGCCGCACTCGAAGAAGGACAACCCCGGCGGCGGCCAGCACCTCACCCTCCAGCCCGGCGGCACGGCCTACAGCGCGGTGAACCTCTTCGACTACGGCTCGCAGCACCACACGGCGCAGTCGTTCGCCCTCGCACTGCGCGGCGCGGACGGCCACGACGGCCCGTCCTACTCCGTCGCCCTCAAGGGCGACAAGCCCCAGTTCAGCTGGAGCGAGGCCGACGTACTGAACTGGAGCGCCAAGAAGCCGTACGACTTCTGA
- a CDS encoding amidase: MEWNFQTAEELAAALRAGEVTSVELTDEAIARIERDDKAINAICVPDFDRARAAARGADQARARGEDRPLLGVPVTVKESYNIAGLPTTWGMPMHRDFVPAEDAVQVSRLRAAGAVVLGKTNVPLGLQDLQSFNEIYGTTNNPWDHARTSGGSSGGSAAALAAGFGALSIGSDIGGSLRTPASFCGVYAHKPTLGLVANRGMVPPTTPALPTDLDLAVVGPMARTARDLTLLLDVMAGPDPLTLGVAHDLKLPLARHQRLSDFRVLVLDEHPFLPTGSAVRAGVNRVADALVDGGARVERHTPLLPDLAEAATLYMQLLFSGSGARLPVEAYEQLRTRAAGLSADDQSLGAARLRGIVFSHRDWIEADNRRELHRHGWRQLFAEFDAVVCPISPTPAYPHDHNPDLLERRLDIDGVEYPYLDQLVWAGLATMPGLPATAIPTGLSSEGLPVGVQLVGPMFEDRTPLRLAELLEQRIGGFQAPK, translated from the coding sequence ATGGAGTGGAACTTTCAGACTGCAGAAGAACTCGCGGCCGCCTTGCGTGCCGGTGAAGTGACATCGGTGGAGCTGACCGACGAGGCAATCGCTCGTATCGAGCGGGACGACAAGGCGATCAATGCGATCTGCGTGCCGGACTTCGACCGTGCGCGGGCCGCCGCGCGCGGTGCCGACCAGGCGCGTGCCCGCGGCGAGGACCGGCCACTGCTCGGTGTTCCGGTGACGGTCAAGGAGTCCTACAACATCGCCGGGCTGCCCACGACCTGGGGCATGCCGATGCACCGGGACTTCGTGCCGGCCGAGGATGCGGTACAGGTGTCGCGGCTCCGAGCCGCCGGCGCGGTGGTGCTCGGTAAGACCAATGTGCCCCTGGGGCTGCAGGATCTGCAGAGCTTCAACGAGATCTATGGCACCACCAACAACCCGTGGGATCACGCTCGCACGTCGGGCGGATCGTCCGGTGGATCGGCGGCGGCCCTGGCGGCTGGATTCGGCGCGTTGTCCATCGGCTCCGACATCGGCGGTTCGTTGCGCACCCCCGCGAGTTTCTGCGGCGTCTACGCGCACAAGCCGACGCTCGGGCTGGTGGCGAACCGCGGTATGGTCCCGCCGACCACACCGGCATTGCCGACCGACCTCGACCTCGCCGTCGTCGGCCCGATGGCGCGCACCGCCCGCGACCTCACGCTCCTGCTCGACGTCATGGCCGGGCCGGATCCGCTGACGCTCGGCGTGGCGCACGACCTGAAGCTGCCGCTCGCACGCCACCAGCGGCTGAGCGACTTCCGGGTCCTGGTCCTCGACGAGCATCCGTTCCTTCCGACCGGGTCCGCTGTACGGGCCGGCGTGAACCGGGTGGCCGACGCACTTGTCGACGGCGGCGCGCGCGTCGAACGGCACACTCCGCTGCTGCCCGACCTGGCCGAAGCCGCGACGCTCTACATGCAGTTGCTGTTCTCGGGCTCCGGTGCGCGTTTGCCCGTCGAAGCGTACGAGCAGCTTCGGACCCGCGCCGCCGGACTGAGCGCGGACGACCAGAGTCTCGGCGCGGCGCGGCTGCGCGGGATCGTGTTCAGCCACCGCGACTGGATCGAGGCGGACAACCGTCGCGAGCTCCACCGTCACGGCTGGCGGCAGCTCTTCGCCGAGTTCGACGCCGTGGTGTGCCCGATCTCGCCGACTCCCGCGTACCCGCACGACCACAACCCCGATCTATTGGAACGCCGCCTCGACATCGATGGCGTCGAGTACCCGTACCTCGACCAGCTTGTCTGGGCCGGTCTGGCCACCATGCCCGGCCTGCCCGCCACGGCCATACCAACGGGCCTGTCCTCCGAGGGCCTGCCGGTGGGAGTGCAACTCGTCGGTCCGATGTTCGAGGACCGCACCCCGCTGCGGCTGGCCGAACTGCTCGAGCAGCGGATCGGCGGCTTCCAGGCGCCGAAGTAG
- a CDS encoding LmeA family phospholipid-binding protein yields the protein MLSNEPSADSKPRVPASRAAQDGPASDNQGPDQPSAQGNTAGADFGTDTGSSTAPDIAAPDNSTDSGPGADVGTGTAAAATATAADSGTDSTRATDDEKEPPRAGRKPRRIVRRTAKVVVALAVVLAFLALGDRWAVLYAENLAAQQVQKALKLRAEPEVHIDSFPFVGQVLAGNIDHVDVDVPDIDAGPVSVAQVKGTVDDIRIVGSLPSSVKGAVLSRVRGDVLLDFKDLNREVGASQIHLRPGPEKNTVLAGGDLPVGDKQAQIRGHAQLQRTGDRGLRMTVRDTRVVVPGLLTYVPGKGGGLQLTAPVADKMDEGELQQATGKHVLPQQMMKGRVLDTLVDHPSLLKPTGIDPSLIQGLQKLREPKVAQQMKFSAHLPDNLPGDIRLRDISVTKNGIRAELTGKDVTVG from the coding sequence ATGCTCTCCAACGAACCTTCCGCAGACTCAAAGCCGCGGGTACCGGCGAGCCGTGCTGCCCAGGACGGCCCGGCCTCGGACAACCAGGGCCCGGACCAGCCGTCGGCTCAAGGCAACACCGCCGGCGCCGACTTCGGTACAGACACTGGTAGTTCCACCGCCCCTGACATCGCCGCCCCCGACAACAGCACCGACTCTGGCCCCGGCGCTGACGTCGGCACCGGTACTGCCGCTGCCGCTACCGCTACCGCCGCCGACAGCGGCACGGACTCGACCAGGGCCACCGACGACGAGAAGGAGCCCCCGCGGGCCGGGCGCAAGCCGCGTCGGATCGTACGGAGGACCGCGAAGGTGGTCGTCGCGCTGGCCGTCGTTCTTGCGTTTCTTGCGCTCGGTGACCGGTGGGCCGTGCTCTATGCGGAGAACCTGGCGGCGCAGCAGGTGCAGAAGGCGCTGAAGCTGCGCGCCGAGCCCGAGGTGCACATCGACAGCTTCCCGTTCGTCGGGCAAGTGCTCGCGGGCAATATCGACCATGTCGACGTGGACGTCCCCGATATCGACGCAGGGCCGGTCTCCGTCGCCCAGGTGAAGGGGACGGTGGACGACATCCGGATCGTCGGCAGCCTGCCGTCCTCGGTCAAGGGCGCGGTGCTGAGCCGGGTGCGCGGTGACGTCCTCCTGGACTTCAAGGACCTGAACCGTGAAGTCGGTGCATCGCAGATCCACTTGAGGCCCGGCCCCGAGAAGAACACGGTGCTGGCCGGCGGTGACCTGCCGGTGGGCGACAAGCAGGCCCAGATCCGGGGGCATGCGCAGTTGCAGCGCACCGGGGACCGTGGCCTGCGCATGACCGTACGGGACACGCGCGTGGTGGTGCCCGGCCTGCTCACGTACGTACCGGGCAAGGGCGGTGGCTTGCAGCTGACGGCACCCGTCGCCGACAAGATGGACGAGGGCGAGCTGCAACAGGCGACCGGGAAGCACGTCCTTCCGCAGCAGATGATGAAGGGCCGCGTGCTGGACACGCTCGTGGACCATCCGTCGCTGCTCAAGCCCACCGGCATCGATCCCTCGCTCATCCAGGGCCTGCAGAAGCTCCGGGAGCCGAAGGTCGCGCAGCAGATGAAGTTCTCCGCTCACCTGCCGGACAACCTGCCGGGCGATATCCGGCTGCGCGACATCTCCGTGACGAAGAACGGCATTCGGGCGGAGCTGACCGGCAAGGACGTAACGGTGGGCTAA
- a CDS encoding COG4705 family protein, which yields MTADIPGAVEAHNESRPASAPTGRRLRWNKVPEVTAYFWVIKILCTTVGETAADLLNEKLGLGLTGVSLLMSVFLVAVLVAQFRTRAYRPGVYWLAVALISIVGTLISDNLTDNLGVPLETSTIAFAVALVVVFVAWYRSERTLSIHHVDTTRRESFYWLAVLFTFALGTAAGDLVAERMDLGYWVSAGLFALAIAAVAVAHFALGLDAVWSFWIAYILTRPLGASVGDYLSQPTSDGGLGLGTVITSVLFLTVVLGLVVFLTVTRRDVSDPERLTSRAS from the coding sequence ATGACAGCTGATATCCCCGGGGCCGTCGAGGCGCACAACGAGTCCCGCCCCGCTTCCGCTCCCACCGGCCGGCGCCTCCGGTGGAACAAGGTTCCCGAAGTCACGGCGTACTTCTGGGTCATCAAGATCCTCTGCACCACGGTCGGCGAGACCGCGGCCGACCTGCTGAACGAGAAGCTCGGCCTGGGCCTGACCGGTGTGTCGCTCCTGATGAGCGTGTTTCTGGTCGCGGTGCTGGTGGCGCAGTTCCGCACCCGCGCCTATCGCCCCGGTGTCTACTGGCTCGCCGTGGCGCTGATCAGCATCGTGGGCACGCTGATCAGCGACAACCTCACGGACAACCTGGGCGTACCGCTGGAGACCAGCACCATCGCGTTCGCGGTGGCCCTCGTCGTGGTGTTCGTGGCCTGGTACCGCAGTGAGCGGACGCTGTCCATCCATCACGTCGACACCACCCGCCGCGAGTCGTTCTACTGGCTCGCCGTGCTGTTCACCTTTGCCCTGGGCACTGCTGCCGGCGACCTGGTCGCCGAGCGCATGGACCTCGGGTACTGGGTCTCCGCCGGCCTGTTCGCCCTGGCGATCGCCGCGGTCGCGGTGGCGCACTTCGCCCTGGGGCTGGACGCGGTGTGGAGTTTCTGGATCGCCTACATCCTGACCAGGCCGCTGGGCGCCTCGGTCGGCGACTACCTGTCCCAGCCCACCTCGGACGGCGGGCTCGGCCTGGGCACCGTGATCACCAGCGTGCTGTTCCTGACGGTCGTTCTCGGCCTGGTGGTGTTCTTGACGGTCACCCGGCGAGACGTTTCCGACCCGGAACGGCTCACCTCCCGGGCGAGCTGA
- a CDS encoding COG4705 family protein, with the protein MPEPEVLTDLDVAGTDRYVLRKLPEVTLAFWVMKIAATTLGETAGDLFAQTLKLGYFLTTIALFLIFVVTLVVQLRSRRYHPFFYWTVILSTSMAGTTMSDFMNRDASAEFLTDGAKSLGWGPQGLGLGYPTGAAILISLLLVIFVIWKCTGLTFAIRDIVTFRAEALFWAAILVSNTLGTSMGDFLSDSSGLGYAGGALLVTGVLAVLVGLMRVPAVPNVVLFWIAFVLTRPLGATAGDFLTKPLAKGGLDLGTAGSSAVLLAVLIGLMGYAHVQERRTAAPKDTTLTGVS; encoded by the coding sequence TTGCCTGAGCCCGAAGTCCTGACCGACCTCGACGTCGCCGGCACCGACAGGTACGTACTGCGGAAGCTGCCGGAGGTCACACTGGCCTTCTGGGTCATGAAGATCGCCGCGACAACCCTCGGTGAGACGGCCGGTGACCTCTTCGCCCAGACCCTCAAGCTCGGCTACTTCCTGACCACCATCGCGCTGTTCCTGATCTTCGTGGTCACCCTGGTCGTCCAGCTCCGGTCCCGGCGCTACCACCCCTTCTTCTACTGGACCGTCATCCTGTCCACGAGCATGGCGGGCACCACGATGTCCGACTTCATGAACCGGGACGCCAGCGCCGAGTTCCTCACCGACGGCGCGAAGTCGCTCGGCTGGGGACCGCAAGGACTGGGGCTGGGCTACCCCACCGGGGCCGCCATCCTGATCTCGCTGTTGCTCGTCATCTTCGTCATCTGGAAGTGCACCGGGCTGACGTTCGCCATCCGCGACATCGTCACCTTCCGCGCGGAGGCCCTCTTCTGGGCGGCGATCCTCGTATCGAACACGCTCGGCACCTCGATGGGTGACTTCCTCTCCGACAGCTCCGGACTCGGTTACGCGGGCGGCGCCCTGCTCGTCACCGGTGTGCTCGCCGTACTCGTCGGCCTGATGCGGGTGCCCGCCGTGCCGAACGTGGTGCTGTTCTGGATCGCCTTCGTGCTCACCCGCCCCCTCGGGGCCACGGCCGGCGACTTCCTCACCAAGCCGCTCGCCAAGGGTGGTCTCGACCTCGGCACAGCGGGTTCGTCGGCCGTACTCCTCGCGGTCCTCATCGGCCTCATGGGCTACGCCCACGTACAGGAGCGCCGCACCGCCGCCCCGAAGGACACGACGCTGACGGGCGTCTCCTGA